Proteins encoded together in one Acipenser ruthenus chromosome 22, fAciRut3.2 maternal haplotype, whole genome shotgun sequence window:
- the LOC117431672 gene encoding F-box/LRR-repeat protein 16-like: MLKMTTPNDLKSPCVPRNGLVKLTAQTNCLGSASITKGTPAAKNRLCQSSSVPTILPPAILPCHMEPLPTAASLLAGDIDDGSPTCDQPPRRKLSKPSLERQLVLDEKVLNRLLWYFTTVEKCILAQVCKTWRKVLYQPKFWEGVTPILHAKELYSLLPGGEKQFVSLQAFALRGFHSFCLVGVSDLDICEFIDNYPLSKKGVRSVSLKRSTITDAGLEVMLEQMQGLVHLELSGCNDFTEAGLWSSLNARLTSLSVSDCINVADDAIAAISQLLPNLSELSLQAYHVTDTAMAYFTAKQGYTTHTLRLHSCWEITNHGVVNMVHSLPNLTALSLSGCSKITDDGVELVAENLRKLRSLDLSWCPRITDMALEYIACDLHKLEELILDRCIRITDTGLGYLSTMSSLRSLYLRWCCQVQDFGLQHLFGMRSLRLLSLAGCPLLTTTGLSGLIQLQDLEELELTNCPGATPELFKYYSQHLPRCMVIE; encoded by the exons ATGTTGAAGATGACCACTCCCAATGACCTCAAGTCACCCTGTGTGCCGAGGAACGGCTTGGTCAAGCTTACTGCCCAGACCAACTGTCTTGGCTCAGCCAGCATCACCAAAGGGACTCCAGCGGCCAAAAACCGCCTGTGCCAGTCCTCCTCCGTGCCCACTATCCTGCCTCCTGCCATCCTGCCGTGCCACATGGAGCCCCTGCCCACCGCTGCATCCCTCCTGGCGGGCGACATAGATGATGGCTCCCCCACCTGCGACCAGCCCCCTCGCAGGAAGCTTTCCAAGCCCTCCCTGGAGCGACAGCTGGTGCTGGATGAGAAGGTTCTCAACCGGCTGCTCTGGTACTTCACCACGGTGGAGAAGTGCATCCTGGCCCAGGTGTGTAAGACCTGGAGGAAGGTTCTCTACCAGCCCAAGTTCTGGGAAGGGGTGACGCCCATCTTGCATGCCAAGGAGCTCTACAGCCTCCTGCCCGGTGGAGAGAAGCAGTTTGTCAGCCTGCAAGCCTTCGCCCTGCGGGGGTTCCACTCCTTCTGCCTGGTGGGGGTCTCGGACTTGGACATTTGCGAGTTCATTGACAACTACCCCCTCTCCAAGAAGGGAGTCAGGTCCGTCAGTCTCAAACGGTCAACCATTACAGATGCCGGCTTAGAG GTGATGCTGGAGCAGATGCAGGGACTGGTGCACCTGGAGCTGTCCGGCTGCAATGACTTCACAGAGGCGGGGCTGTGGTCCAGCCTGAATGCGCGGCTCACCTCCCTGAGTGTTAGCGACTGCATCAACGTGGCGGATGatgccatcgctgccatctcccaGCTCCTGCCCAATCTGTCCGAGCTGAGCCTGCAGGCCTACCACGTGACGGACACGGCCATGGCCTACTTCACTGCCAAGCAGGGCTACACCACCCACACGCTGCGTCTGCACTCCTGCTGGGAGATCACCAACCACGGCGTGGTCAACATGGTGCACAGCCTGCCCAACCTCACTGCCCTCAGCCTGTCTGGCTGCTCCAAGATCACCGATGACGGCGTGGAGCTGGTGGCGGAGAACCTTCGCAAGTTGCGCAGCCTGGACCTGTCCTGGTGCCCCCGCATCACGGACATGGCACTGGAGTATATCGCCTGTGACCTGCACAAGCTTGAGGAGCTCATACTGGACAG GTGTATTCGGATCACAGATACAGGACTCGGGTACCTCTCCACCATGTCATCCCTTCGCAGCCTCTACCTGAGGTGGTGCTGTCAG gtacAAGACTTTGGTTTACAACACCTCTTTGGGATGAGAAGTTTACGCCTCCTGTCTTTAGCAG GCTGTCCATTGCTGACCACTACAGGGCTGTCAGGCCTTATTCAGCTTCAGGACTTGGAAGAACTGGAACTGACCAACTGCCCAGGGGCCACGCCTGAGCTCTTCAAGTACTATTCACAGCACCTGCCCCGGTGCATGGTCATCGAGTAG